In one window of Phoenix dactylifera cultivar Barhee BC4 unplaced genomic scaffold, palm_55x_up_171113_PBpolish2nd_filt_p 000832F, whole genome shotgun sequence DNA:
- the LOC120107336 gene encoding sphinganine C4-monooxygenase 2-like, with protein MAFAVSDELLGTFVPVAVYWIYSGIYMLLGGLENYRLHPKGEEDVKNIVSKGTVVQGVLVQQTFQIAVSLLLFMVVSDDSGVTPPQPSPLVIVVQFIIAMVVMDTWQYFMHRYMHLNKFLYKHIHSKHHSLVVPYAFGALYNHPLEGLILDTIGGALSFLVSGMTPRTAISFFSFATIKTVDDHCGLWLPGNLFHVFFNNNSAYHDIHHQLYGNKYNFSQPFFVIWDKILGTHLPYSLVERKEGGFEARPIKKD; from the exons ATGGCTTTTGCCGTGTCGGATGAGTTGCTGGGAACCTTCGTGCCGGTCGCTGTCTACTGGATTTACTCGGGAATATATATGCTGCTGGGTGGTTTGGAGAATTACCGGTTACATCCAAAGGGCGAGGAGGATGTGAAGAACATTGTCTCTAAAGGAACAGTTGTTCAAGGGGTACTAGTTCAGCAGACATTTCAAATTGCTGTCTCCCTGCTTCTGTTCATG GTCGTAAGCGATGACAGTGGGGTCACACCGCCACAGCCTTCTCCCCTTGTGATAGTGGTGCAGTTCATCATCGCAATGGTGGTTATGGATACATGGCAGTATTTCATGCACAGATACATGCACTTGAACAAGTTCTTATACAAGCACATCCATTCCAAGCACCACAGTCTCGTTGTCCCCTATGCCTTTGGAGCTCTCTACAACCACCCCCTTGAGGGTCTGATACTAGATACAATTGGTGGCGCCCTGTCTTTCCTTGTCTCTGGCATGACACCCCGGACTgccatctccttcttctcttttgccACCATCAAGACTGTGGATGACCACTGTGGGTTATGGCTTCCAGGGAACCTGTTCCATGTGTTCTTTAATAACAACAGCGCTTATCATGACATCCACCACCAGCTCTATGGCAACAAATACAACTTCTCCCAGCCCTTCTTTGTTATATGGGACAAAATTCTTGGAACCCACTTGCCTTACTCTCTTGTGGAGAGAAAAGAAGGGGGATTTGAGGCGCGGCCAATCAAAAAGGATTAA
- the LOC120107343 gene encoding sphinganine C4-monooxygenase 2-like: MAYKVSDEMLGTFVPVLVYWVYSGLYMLLGCFDKYRLHSRKEEETKNLPSKGTVVRGVLVQQAFQIAVAIILFTVISKDERTGTNLQPSFFVVARQFVVAMLVLDTWQYFVHRYMHVNKCLYRHIHYKHHSLVVPYAYGALYNHPLEGLLLDTVGGAMSFLISGMTPRTAIFFFSFATIKTVDDHCGLWLPGNPLHVFFSNNSAYHDVHHQLYGGKYNFSQPFFVMWDKILGTYMPYSLVKRKDGGLEAKPVKD; the protein is encoded by the exons ATGGCATACAAGGTATCTGATGAGATGTTAGGAACCTTTGTACCTGTTCTAGTTTACTGGGTGTACTCTGGCCTTTACATGCTGCTGGGTTGCTTCGACAAGTACCGGCTGCACTccaggaaggaggaagaaaccaAGAATTTGCCCTCGAAAGGAACTGTTGTCAGAGGTGTTCTCGTTCAACAGGCATTTCAGATTGCTGTAGCTATCATCCTATTCACG GTGATAAGCAAAGATGAAAGGACTGGTACAAACTTGCAACCTTCCTTCTTCGTGGTGGCGAGACAATTTGTGGTCGCAATGCTTGTCTTAGACACATGGCAGTACTTTGTCCATAGATACATGCATGTTAACAAGTGCTTGTATCGCCACATCCACTATAAGCATCACAGCCTTGTTGTGCCTTACGCATATGGAGCTCTATACAACCACCCACTTGAAGGGCTGCTTCTCGACACAGTTGGCGGTGCCATGTCTTTCCTCATCTCTGGCATGACCCCTCGTActgccatcttcttcttctcctttgcaACCATTAAAACAGTTGATGATCATTGTGGGCTGTGGCTTCCTGGGAATCCCCTCCATGTTTTCTTTAGCAACAACAGTGCTTACCATGATGTTCACCATCAGCTCTATGGTGGAAAATACAACTTCTCACAGCCATTCTTTGTTATGTGGGACAAAATCCTTGGAACATACATGCCTTATTCCCTGGTAAAAAGAAAGGATGGAGGCCTGGAAGCAAAGCCAGTCAAAGATTAG
- the LOC120107342 gene encoding probable galacturonosyltransferase 9, which produces MAGGRSVRPAATGIRGLCSYRVFVSAMFTLLFLAALSVLLSTNPSSTAATSAAGDPSVAGDVLRPYLGRTFLALKSDPLRTRLHLLLRQAADHSALVHAYAAYARRLKLDNSRQLRAFEDLTASLSSLAARLDSDLPSDEDSLRPLEKEAKDRIKFARALISESKESFDTQLKIQKLRDTIFAVQEQLHRAKKLGALTNRIAAGSTPKSLHCLAMRLMEDRIAHPDSYRRPGPDPPELADPNLYHSILISDNIIAVSTVINSAIRNAADPWKHVFHVVTDPMYLNAMQVWFTRRPPTGGARVEIKSVADFGFLNSSYSPVVRQIEGGRRDLSLLHYLRFYLPEMYPSLQRVVFLEDDVVVQKDLAGLWRVDLDGKANGAVEMCFGGFRRYSRYMNFSHPVIRERFSPRACAWAYGVNVFDLDAWRRERSTEKFHEYQDLNEDGIIWNPGTVLPAGLMTFYTTTKPLEKSWHVTGLGYNPSISLDEIRNAAVIHFNGHMKPWLDVALNQYKHLWTKYVDTEMEFLPLCNFGL; this is translated from the exons ATGGCGGGAGGCCGGTCTGTCCGTCCGGCGGCGACGGGCATCCGCGGGCTGTGCAGCTACCGGGTGTTCGTGTCGGCGATGTTCACCCTACTCTTCTTGGCGGCCCTCTCGGTGCTGCTCTCCACCAACCCCTCCTCCACCGCGGCCACCTCCGCTGCCGGCGACCCTTCTGTCGCCGGCGACGTCCTCCGGCCCTACCTCGGCCGCACCTTTCTGGCCCTCAAGTCCGACCCCCTCCGCACccgcctccacctcctcctccgccagGCGGCCGACCACTCCGCCCTCGTCCACGCCTACGCCGCCTACGCCCGCCGCCTCAAACTCGATAACTCCCGCCAGCTCCGCGCCTTCGAAGACCTCacggcctccctctcctccctcgccGCCCGCCTCGACTCCGACCTCCCCTCCGACGAGGACTCCCTCCGCCCCCTCGAGAAGGAGGCTAAAGACCGCATCAAGTTCGCCCGCGCCCTCATCTCCGAATCCAAGGAGTCCTTCGACACCCAGCTCAAGATCCAGAAGCTCCGCGACACCATCTTCGCGGTCCAGGAGCAGCTCCACCGCGCCAAGAAGCTCGGCGCTCTCACCAACCGCATCGCCGCAGGATCCACCCCCAAAAGCCTCCACTGCCTCGCCATGCGCCTCATGGAGGACCGCATCGCCCACCCGGACTCCTACCGCCGCCCCGGCCCCGACCCGCCGGAGCTCGCCGACCCGAATCTCTACCACTCCATTCTCATCTCCGACAACATCATCGCCGTCTCCACCGTTATCAACTCCGCTATCCGCAACGCGGCCGACCCCTGGAAGCACGTCTTCCATGTCGTCACCGACCCCATGTACCTCAACGCGATGCAGGTCTGGTTCACCCGCCGCCCGCCCACCGGCGGCGCGCGGGTGGAGATCAAGTCGGTAGCCGACTTCGGCTTCTTGAATTCCTCCTACTCGCCGGTCGTGCGACAGATCGAGGGCGGGCGGCGGGACTTGTCGCTACTCCACTACCTGCGGTTCTACTTGCCGGAGATGTACCCGAGCCTGCAGCGGGTGGTGTTCTTGGAGGATGATGTGGTGGTGCAGAAGGATCTGGCGGGGCTGTGGAGGGTGGATTTGGATGGGAAGGCGAACGGGGCGGTGGAGATGTGCTTTGGGGGGTTCAGGAGGTACAGCAGGTACATGAATTTCTCCCACCCGGTGATCCGGGAGCGGTTCAGCCCGAGGGCATGCGCATGGGCCTATGGAGTAAATGTCTTTGATCTCGATGCGTGGAGgagggagaggtccactgaaaaaTTCCATGAGTACCAGGATTTG AATGAGGATGGAATAATCTGGAACCCAGGCACTGTGCTTCCAGCAGGATTGATGACGTTCTACACCACTACTAAACCACTAGAGAAGTCATGGCATGTAACAGGGCTTGGTTATAATCCAAGTATTAGCTTGGATGAGATCCGCAATGCTGCCGTCATACACTTTAATGGGCACATGAAGCCATGGCTCGACGTTGCCTTGAACCAGTACAAGCACCTATGGACCAAATATGTAGATACTGAAATGGAATTCCTCCCACTCTGCAACTTCGGCCTCTAA